GACTACAGATAAATGTATTATCATGTGTTTTATTAGTTTGCACTGTCCCttcttaaataaactaaagagaCAATACTGAGTGAATGCAAGTTTAAGTCAAACTGATCAATTTAGAAAGAGGTAGCACATGGGTTTACTTCAGGCACACTCGTGCCAAAGCCTTTATTTGTTTGGACATATTAGTGTAAAAAatcacaaaaggaaaaaatgtcGACTAGTTATGACCCACATGGGCATCACGTCCTGAGGAAGACCCAGTGCCTGAAGTAAGCCCTCATGCTTCCTTTTTCTGATGAAAACTTCTAAGTCCGTCATACTTGAGGCCGACACCTGTTCTTGCTATCAGATTGAGCAAAATCATgtcatctttttaaatgttcatAAAGAAACTGTTCTAGCGtggtcatttttgtttgttttgtctgacttgTAGGTTCTCTCCTGCTATTGGTGAACGACTATGCCAGCTCACCTGAAAAAAACTTCATCCCCTACACTGCACTGGGGATTCTGCTCCTCATCATTGCAGCCATCTTAGCTTATGCAGGTTGGTTTTGATGAATGTCTGTCACAAGTTTTGTTTAATTCGTTACtatttgtgtgtaaaaaaaaaaagtcataatccTCCCCCCgatctctctcctctgtttacTCTTTGTCTCGCAGGTATCCGTCGCAGTCTGTCCCACGCCCAGCTCTTCTCCActctgtgtctgactgtctccgCCCTGTGGTGTGGTTCAGGTCTGGTGTACATCCTGGCGGGTcagggggtgctgcagcccaCAGAGCTGAGATCCTCTCTGGTCCCGGGCCTGGCAGCATTCACTTTAGCCCTGCTCATCATAGGTAGCGTAGCGGTCCTGGTTAAAAAAGCAGTTCTGTCTCTCATAGCTGTTGGCATTAGCTTAGCATGTGCCCATCAAATCGCAGGTTTGTCTGCTGCAGGTTTTGGTCAGTCTGCCACAGCTGCTAACTACCTTCTTGTCTGTGTGGTGGGTGTTTACTTTGGTTTTGGACGCCTGCTGTCCACCATCACTGGAGGTAAAGTGGAGCCTGCAGGAACAGTCCTGAAGACCAAAGCTGAggtgagagcagagcagaatcAGGGCTGCACTGATGCACTGTCAGTAGGTCTGGTGATGAACTTGCTGTCCGCCTCTGTCCTAGCCTGTCCTCTGTTAGGTGTGGTCCCCCAGCTCTTCGTCGGTCACGTCCCCTGGCTGTGGACAGCTGGAGTCTTCCAGCTCGGCATGTGTGTCCTCTTCTATCGAGCCATGGACACACTAGCCGCCACTTTTTACGGCTTCACTGCTCTGCTGAAGTTTGCAGAAGGCTACAGCGCTCTCCTGTCGTTCTACTCCATTCAGCCTTACTCCCCTGTTCCCTTCCCTGTTGTCTTCTCTGTGCTTTTCTTCATCCTGGCTCTGTTCAGTTGTCAGAAGAGCTTGCTGGAGGGGCTCTACCAGCTTTTCTTTGCAGCTTATTGTATCGCCATTGCAGCCCAGCCTCAAGGCTTCTTCCAAGGGGGCACACAGGGTGTACAGGCAGCCATATTTGTAGTCTCTGCTGGCATGCTTTTAATAACCACATTCAATATGGTTTCCACGACAATGATTCCCACAGGGCAGGGTTACTTTAAGGCTTTGGTAACCAGGATGCAGGGTCTTACTCTCAGAGCCCATGATAAAGACCTCCATTCACCTCACCTGGGCTACTCCAAGTACGCAGATGCAGAGGTATTGGGCCACGCCTGCAGTGTGCTGGCTGCCTTTGCCATCACAGCCACAGTGGGTGGCAGAGATCCTCTGTCTGTGCTGGTTCTGCCCTGGGTGGTGGTGGCTGGAGGGGCACTCCAGCTGCTCTGCGGCTCAGTAGCTTTTGCCCGAGGTAAAACCTTTGAGAGCACAGTTTTTATTCTCTACGGGGTGATGTGGACGGTGTGGGGGCTGACACGATATGGCGGCCTTTATGGTCAAACCAGAAGCTTCGATGTGGCTGTCGGGATCATCagtttcatgctgtttaatgGTTTAGTGACAGCTGCGgcactgtttttaaatgtcgCCTGGTTTGCTTACGCCCTTACCTTCCAGCTCATTCTTATCAGCTTCCTGCTGGATGCAGTAGGTGCCCTGCCTTTTGGTTATGATATAGGAGTCACCATCATCTTTGGTCTCGTTAGTTTTTACTGCTTCCTGGCACACATTTTCAACAGCACCTTCCAGTCCCCGCAGATCCCCTTAGGAAAACCTTTGATTAAGCTGAGTGGGGTCGGGGGAGGTGCAGATATCTGTCCACACCTACCTGCACGCAAGGCCACGTCCGTCCAGCAGATTGCAGGTAAGAATCTGTTAAAGAAATCAATGATGATTTTAGAAAATACCCAGATGTTTACATACTCGAGGTgagtttcatttttcttcttcttgcacctgcagaaatcatgaaaaatggtgGCATATGTGGAATGCCCACCGACACCGTCTATGTGCTGGTGGCAGCTTGCAACAGGCCTGAAGCAGTTATCAAAGCTTATAAGTGAGTTTCCATTTCAAGAGCGTGCCAGCCTTATCAATATCCATTTACTGATTCACTCTCATCACTCACTAATTGATGTCTTTAAGGGTGAAGAAGCAGGCGCAGGACAGACCCATGTCCCTGTGGATCTCCTCCATCAAGCAGCTGGAGCCGGTGCGACACCTGCTGAGCCCTCTGCTCCTGGACTTCATGGAGGCTGCGTGGCCCTCCTCCATTAGCATGGTGATACCCAGAGGTAGGTTTGCatttgtttatgtatattttatggTGCCTGCTGTTGCTTGCATGGGGTTTCATTAGCATTATGTTGATTTCTTGTCTTCCCACAGGTCCATGGATGGACACCTTTGGTTTAGGAGATGCTGCCATACACATAGGGACTCCACAGAGCATTGCCATCAGAAACCCAGACTGTTCTGTGGCTACACACCTCATTAATTTGGTAAGGGCTTTGGAAATGAATCACTTCAAGCCCTAAGGGAGacaaatgttcattttcaaGTTTGTGCTCCTTCTACAATaggtttaaatgctttaatgctcaaaaaaacacatcagtttcctcatactgtccaatgctgcagcactgtatgtaaggaaaaaaatgaagacttctaataggtctcctttaaagtgaGTGAAACTACACAGCAGGCTTCTTTATTAAATACAACAACCTTTTTTCTTGCAGGTGGGCCCCATCGCTGTAACCTCAGCCAACCCCACAGGCGAGGCAGACACGACTCACCACAACCAAGTTTATGCCAAACTCGGCAACAAGGTGAGCacaatttttcagttttattaaaCACAAGACGCACCGGTGTTCTCACTTTTTGCTGTAAACTGCATGTGCATTTTATTGGGTTAGGTGGATGGGGTGTTATGTGATGGAGCCTCTCCTGAGAACATCGCATCTACTGTGGTCGACTGCACTAAGATCGAAACAGGGCATATTGGTTTCTTCAGAGTGGGTCTCATTCCTAAATCTAAGGTAATATAAATATCTCTTCTTGTTCTGTTCGCTCTTAATAAAGAGTTTCAGTTCAGTGTATGCTTACACTTCAacctgctgcttttgtttgtttgccttgAAGGTTCT
This window of the Pagrus major chromosome 18, Pma_NU_1.0 genome carries:
- the LOC141013446 gene encoding uncharacterized protein; the protein is MAQLQSLHVSVGILSISGGSLLLLVNDYASSPEKNFIPYTALGILLLIIAAILAYAGIRRSLSHAQLFSTLCLTVSALWCGSGLVYILAGQGVLQPTELRSSLVPGLAAFTLALLIIGSVAVLVKKAVLSLIAVGISLACAHQIAGLSAAGFGQSATAANYLLVCVVGVYFGFGRLLSTITGGKVEPAGTVLKTKAEVRAEQNQGCTDALSVGLVMNLLSASVLACPLLGVVPQLFVGHVPWLWTAGVFQLGMCVLFYRAMDTLAATFYGFTALLKFAEGYSALLSFYSIQPYSPVPFPVVFSVLFFILALFSCQKSLLEGLYQLFFAAYCIAIAAQPQGFFQGGTQGVQAAIFVVSAGMLLITTFNMVSTTMIPTGQGYFKALVTRMQGLTLRAHDKDLHSPHLGYSKYADAEVLGHACSVLAAFAITATVGGRDPLSVLVLPWVVVAGGALQLLCGSVAFARGKTFESTVFILYGVMWTVWGLTRYGGLYGQTRSFDVAVGIISFMLFNGLVTAAALFLNVAWFAYALTFQLILISFLLDAVGALPFGYDIGVTIIFGLVSFYCFLAHIFNSTFQSPQIPLGKPLIKLSGVGGGADICPHLPARKATSVQQIAEIMKNGGICGMPTDTVYVLVAACNRPEAVIKAYKVKKQAQDRPMSLWISSIKQLEPVRHLLSPLLLDFMEAAWPSSISMVIPRGPWMDTFGLGDAAIHIGTPQSIAIRNPDCSVATHLINLVGPIAVTSANPTGEADTTHHNQVYAKLGNKVDGVLCDGASPENIASTVVDCTKIETGHIGFFRVGLIPKSKVLQIFEEVQKRHRQGQTNPAFEYDHFLPDTQRERNSEDSESGRGSGDTTPSTVSAKQSPVLRNGS